ATCGCCTATGCTTTCCTTGAATTTCACTCTCTTCATCAGATGTTGAAATTACCAAGCCACCATGAACGATTCAGCAAACAGTCTTTGTCAAAACACTTGTTTATAAAACAAACTTTGACTTTTCTTCAACTGAAGTAAACCGCCAAGCAAACATGCAAAGCTCCCTTTTTCACTTCTTGCGAAGACTTTGCCAAGATTATAAACGCAAAGATTGATATCTTAAGAAAGTGAAAATAGAGGATAACTAACGAAGAGAAACGAAACTCTAAGAAAACAGTCGGAATTTCAGCTTAAAACAGAGAGATGAAGCTTTAAGTACacacacaacaaaaaaaaccttCAACTCCTAATCCGAGAAAGTTTAAACGTGTGGATCAACTCGGATTTGGTTGAAAACCACATCAAAATCGCCACTGCGAAGAAGATAATTCCGCAATCGGAAAGGAGAATTCGCCGAGTGAAAGAAAAGATTTACAACAAAACATAGCTCTCTCCCTCTCTAACTAAGCTCTATCCTATGAAAGATTTGAGTCTGGTAAGAGGTATAGAGCTTTCTCGAGAAAAACCTCTCTctaagagaggagagagaagctCCAGGCTCAGTACTAGAAACCTACATGTCTTAATTCTTATTATAACATGTTAAAttgcatttatgaaattttacatttttgataaaatgttcCAAATATAACAATAACTTATATGTATCAccattaatgaaaaatttaaattaataaaataactataagtatataattttttacgttAGCTTagaattgaaaattaaataaaaatatgtaatttttacattttgaaaattaattatgaaaatatttgttAGTTAAGTGTTCAAGTTATGCTTTAATTCATTAATTGGtataaaaagaaatcaaatttcAAACTAGTGAATTTATTCTTCTATGATCACCATAAAATATGTCTGTTGAACAAATTTTAGTCAACTTGTTgagttaattaataaatttgtttataatataattcatattttattaatttaataaataaataaatatgctttaactagaataaaaaaatatgtatatacattcaaatatatatacatattaaaataaacataatcataaatacactatataataaataaaatttatttttataatataagtttaacgaaatttgaaactaaaaattaaaattgataaaaaaagatataacttagaaaaattaaaattactttttttactttaagaaaaatatgttttaaattttttttattactatgtATGTCGCataaaactttttaatatacttaataaaataagtttttatgtttttttttatgttatatagtGCAATTGCTCTAAAACTAATTTCCAAACCAAACATGTAAAGAAAAggctatttatttatttttgtatatttgcAGAAAtctgtttatgaaaaaaaaaatcaatttccaAATCGGAGAGAAGTAAAGTAACCCTTGATTTACCTATCTTTCGAGTTGGAAAGAGGAGAGGAATCGAATCGGGGCTCcattggcaaaaaaaaaaaaaaaaagtattatagGTGAAAGATGGTCTATCGTTTTCTTCCACGGAGACTGTAAACCCTAATAATCACCAATTCCAAAACTCAACCTTCGATGGAGCAGTATCCTTATCAAAACCCCTTCGAAAGACGCCCAATCCTCAAATCCAAGGCTCCTGCTGTTAAGTGGGTCAAGGAGTGGTAAAATTCGAAAAATATCTTTTCCTCGCCTCTTTACATATATTATGTAATCGAGGATAAATAATTGTCCTTTCTTCAGGGTTCCACAAGATATTGTTGCTACAGGTGGAAAGTGTTTTCTTCGCAAATGGGTCACAGGTAACAGAGATTACTCTGGGTGTTGGATACTTACTTGATCTACTTTCAGATTGTGATTATTCTGAATTGTATTTGGTTTGTTGGTAACAGAGGAAACGGTGAGGAGACtgaaagaaacagagaaagagCCTACTACTGATGTTCCAGACCCTGAGCCCGAACCCACTTCTGAGATTTTATTTCTCTGCAGTTACGAGGGTTGTGGAAAGATGTTCTTTGATGTTAGTGCCTTGCGGAAGCATTCCCACATCCATGGTGAAAGGCAGTATGTTTGTGATTACCCTGGATGCGACAAGGTAGTATTATTGTAATAATAACCTTAAACGTGTTCCCTCGACCTGCTTAACTGATTCACTCTTCTTCTGTCTTCTGTAATAGAAATTTCTGGATAGTTCCAAGCTGAAGAGACACTGGCTCATTCATACTGGGGCTAGGGACTTTGTTTGCACTTATGAAGGCTGTGGCAAGGTTCTAGATTCCTTTTACTCTCTTTTATTagctgattttgttttttttttgcatgtatAAATGCTATTAGGACGTTTTACCTTGTACTATTGTAACTTTAGATGATTGGAACAGGCATTCTCCTTGGATTTTAACCTCAGATCTCACATGAAGACTCATTCACAAGAAAACTATCACATATGTCCCTACTCTGGGTGTGGAAAAAGATATGCTCATGAATACAAGCTTAAGAACCATGTTGCTGCCTACCATGAAAAGGTTTTTCATTTCTCATATTCTTTTCCTTGAATTATGTGTGCCTTGTGCACGTAGACAGAGCCTTCCTTAGCCTGAAAATCTATCAGAATAGGTTTACATTCTCTTTCCTAGAGGTTGGCCTTTAGCTAATGTTGTTAAGGGTTTAGTTATCTCACTTGAAGGAAGCACGTTACTCTGCTATGCTATTGCTATCTTTATTTCTGGTGCATATAACTCTAATTGATATTATTTGCAACCGTCTTGTGGTGTCCACTATTATTAAAATAGGTTGAAACTAGCAGTTCTTTAGACACAATGATTTTGGTGTTAGAACTGTTCACTGTTTTGATACTCAAAATGTGCTTGTGACGATGCATAGCTAGAGAAAGGCACCCTTTATTTATCCCTTTGTTAGCGTCTTAGAACTGTTCTCTCTCTATTATTAAGGCTCAATGATTCGGTCTCCGAAGCTTTAACTGTTCATACTCAGAGTGACGTTGCAATGTATAGCTAGAACAAATGCGTAGATTCTTCTTCCATGTGTACATCTTTGTAAGCATTAAAAGTATGGCTTATTTGTCTATCTTTGTGTGCATCTTAGGACTGATCTCTCTCTTTCAATTGTCACAACCGTATTGACAGAATGCTGCTGGAGAGACGCCTAAATACATGCCACCGGCAGAGAAAGTATCAAGGACTCCCAAAACACCTGCAACGGTTTATGGCTCAGCATCTTCGGAACGGCCATATGCATGCCCTTACGAAGGGTGTGAGAAGGCTTACATACATGAGTACAAGCTTAAACTCCACTTGAAGAGAGAGCATCCAGGGCATTTAACAGAAGAGAACGCAGAGAACCCCACACCCAACAAGCACGAGctggaagaaggcagtgaccaAGATTTTTACAGGAAGCACGCTAGCAACGGGAAAAGCCAGCCGCATAATAAACAACAGAGCAGAGCTAAGCCAAACATGAGGACACCACCAGCCAAAGCTGGAAAGAAAGGCTCAACCTCTTCACCGGCCAAAGCAAGGATGGTCAAAAAACCATGGCAAGTAAAAGAAACGTatgaaggagaaagagaagaagaggaagaagatagtGAGGAGACGGAAGAAGATAGAGAGAACGTGGATGATGGCTGGAGGTTTGGGGGAAACAATGAAGAGGATGACGATGAAGAGACCGAGGATGAAGACTAAGGTATTACTTCGTCTGAAAGCCATAGTTATTTTTGCTTACTTTCCATATCTTTATGCGAAGGTAAAGTTGAGTGAGTAGCTGTATTTCTTCATTCCTCTTTTTTCGTTTGCACCCCTTTGACAATCTTCTAGTTTTAATGCACTGTACAGTTACTGTGTTCTCAACATTTTCAGGACGTTcatttctctctgttttttcttgttaaactcTAAGCGATGCTactcctatttttttttatataattttcttttcaaaatgtaCCACTATTTACAACAATTTCCTAAAAATGTACTcacattatataataatttttgaaaatattattgttctaccgtttagattttttttgataaattcaaaactaaacgctatctatatttttatcaacaataataatgaaaaatctattaagtttaaaatatttaaaaatgaaaattcattACGTAAATTTGGTATTATAATATGTCCAAATACTATTAGTATTAT
This genomic stretch from Brassica napus cultivar Da-Ae chromosome C9, Da-Ae, whole genome shotgun sequence harbors:
- the BNAC09G27320D gene encoding zinc finger transcription factor YY1, with product MEQYPYQNPFERRPILKSKAPAVKWVKEWVPQDIVATGGKCFLRKWVTEETVRRLKETEKEPTTDVPDPEPEPTSEILFLCSYEGCGKMFFDVSALRKHSHIHGERQYVCDYPGCDKKFLDSSKLKRHWLIHTGARDFVCTYEGCGKAFSLDFNLRSHMKTHSQENYHICPYSGCGKRYAHEYKLKNHVAAYHEKNAAGETPKYMPPAEKVSRTPKTPATVYGSASSERPYACPYEGCEKAYIHEYKLKLHLKREHPGHLTEENAENPTPNKHELEEGSDQDFYRKHASNGKSQPHNKQQSRAKPNMRTPPAKAGKKGSTSSPAKARMVKKPWQVKETYEGEREEEEEDSEETEEDRENVDDGWRFGGNNEEDDDEETEDED